One Pan paniscus chromosome 16, NHGRI_mPanPan1-v2.0_pri, whole genome shotgun sequence DNA segment encodes these proteins:
- the FEM1B gene encoding protein fem-1 homolog B, protein MEGLAGYVYKAASEGKVLTLAALLLNRSESDIRYLLGYVSQQGGQRSTPLIIAARNGHAKVVRLLLEHYRVQTQQTGTVRFDGYVIDGATALWCAAGAGHFEVVKLLVSHGANVNHTTVTNSTPLRAACFDGRLDIVKYLVENNANISIANKYDNTCLMIAAYKGHTDVVRYLLEQRADPNAKAHCGATALHFAAEAGHIDIVKELIKWRAAIVVNGHGMTPLKVAAESCKADVVELLLSHADCDRRSRIEALELLGASFANDRENYDIIKTYHYLYLAMLERFQDGDNILEKEVLPPIHAYGNRTECRNPQELESIRQDRDALHMEGLIVRERILGADNIDVSHPIIYRGAVYADNMEFEQCIKLWLHALHLRQKGNRNTHKDLLRFAQVFSQMIHLNETVKAPDIECVLRCSVLEIEQSMNRVKNISDADVHNAMDNYECNLYTFLYLVCISTKTQCSEEDQCKINKQIYNLIHLDPRTREGFTLLHLAVNSNTPVDDFHTNDVCSFPNALVTKLLLDCGAEVNAVDNEGNSALHIIVQYNRPISDFLTLHSIIISLVEAGAHTDMTNKQNKTPLDKSTTGVSEILLKTQMKMSLKCLAARAVRANDINYQDQIPRTLEEFVGFH, encoded by the exons ATGGAGGGCCTGGCTGGCTATGTATACAAGGCGGCCAGCGAGGGCAAGGTGCTGACTCTGGCCGCCTTGCTTCTCAACCGGTCTGAAAGCGACATCCGCTATCTGCTTGGCTATGTCAGCCAGCAGGGAGGGCAGCGCTCCACGCCCCTCATCATCGCAGCCCGCAATGGACACGCAAAGGTGGTACGCTTGCTCTTAGAACATTACCGGGTGCAGACTCAGCAGACTGGCACCGTCCGCTTCGACGG GTATGTCAttgatggtgccactgctcttTGGTGTGCAGCTGGAGCAGGACATTTTGAAGTTGTTAAACTTCTAGTCAGCCATGGAGCCAACGTGAACCATACCACAGTAACTAATTCAACCCCCCTGCGGGCAGCATGCTTTGATGGCAGACTGGACATTGTGAAATACTTGGTTGAAAATAATGCCAACATCAGCATTGCCAACAAATATGACAACACCTGCCTAATGATTGCGGCATATAAGGGACACACTGATGTGGTCAGATACCTTTTAGAACAACGTGCTGATCCCAATGCCAAAGCACATTGTGGAGCCACAGCATTGCACTTTGCAGCTGAAGCTGGGCACATAGATATTGTGAAAGAGCTGATAAAATGGCGTGCTGCTATAGTAGTGAATGGCCATGGGATGACGCCATTGAAAGTAGCTGCCGAAAGCTGTAAAGCTGATGTCGTAGAACTGTTACTCTCTCATGCTGATTGCGACCGAAGAAGTCGGATTGAAGCTTTGGAACTCTTGGGTGCCTCCTTTGCAAATGACCGTGAGAACTATGACATCATAAAGACATACCACTATCTATATTTAGCCATGTTAGAGAGGTTCCAAGATGGTGATAACATTCTCGAAAAAGAGGTTCTTCCACCAATCCATGCTTATGGGAATAGAACTGAATGTAGAAATCCTCAGGAACTGGAGTCCATTCGGCAAGACAGAGATGCTCTTCATATGGAAGGCCTTATAGTTCGGGAACGGATTTTAGGTGCTGACAATATTGATGTTTCTCATCCCATCATTTACAGAGGAGCTGTTTATGCGGATAATATGGAATTTGAGCAGTGTATCAAGTTGTGGCTTCATGCCCTGCACCTCAGACAAAAAGGTAACAGGAACACCCACAAGGATCTTCTTCGATTTGCTCAAGTTTTCTCACAAATGATACATTTGAATGAAACTGTGAAGGCCCCAGACATAGAATGTGTTTTGAGATGCAGTGTTTTGGAAATAGAACAAAGTATGAACAGAGTGAAAAATATTTCAGATGCTGATGTCCACAATGCTATGGACAATTATGAATGTAATCTCTATACCTTTCTGTATTTAGTgtgcatctctaccaaaacacaGTGCAGCGAAGAAGATCAGTGCAAAATTAACAAGCAGATCTACAACCTGATTCACCTTGATCCCAGAACTCGTGAAGGTTTCACCTTGCTGCATCTGGCTGTCAACTCCAATACTCCAGTTGATGATTTCCACACCAATGACGTCTGCAGCTTTCCAAATGCACTTGTCACAAAGCTCCTGCTGGACTGTGGTGCTGAGGTGAATGCCGTGGACAATGAGGGAAACAGTGCCCTTCATATTATTGTTCAGTACAACAGGCCCATCAGTGATTTTTTGACCTTGCACTCCATCATCATTAGCCTAGTTGAAGCCGGAGCTCACACTGACATGACGAATAAACAGAATAAGACTCCGCTAGACAAAAGTACAACTGGGGTATCTGAAATACTGCTTAAAACTCAAATGAAGATGAGTCTCAAGTGCCTGGCTGCCCGAGCAGTTCGGGCTAATGACATTAACTACCAAGACCAGATCCCCAGAACTCTTGAAGAGTTTGTTGGATTTCATTAA